A segment of the Leptolyngbya sp. CCY15150 genome:
TGAAGGACTCTTGCCCTATGCCCAGTGGCTAGGCACCGCCACCCACTATCGCTTCCCCATTCAGGATGTATCCGTACCCTCCTCTCCCCAGATAACCCAAGATATTCTAGACACCATCGACCACGCCATCGACCGAGGAGAACTGGTATATCTCCATTGCTGGGGTGGAGTAGGACGCACAGGCGTGATTGTGGGCTGTTGGCTAGCACGCCACGGCCATGCCGGCCCAGTCGCCCTCGACCAACTCCATGAACTCTGGAAACAGTGCCCCAAGTCACGCAGAAGGCGATCGCCTGAGACCCAAGAACAAGAACGCTACATTCTGAACTGGGAAGCTGGGAAATAATTGCTGTAAGCTAATCTGAATCAGATTGTCTAGTGTTGAGGGAACAGAAGTTCTAGCTCCCTTCTCCC
Coding sequences within it:
- a CDS encoding dual specificity protein phosphatase family protein: MNQPIQNCYWIVSGAFLAGEYPRDKDDQTSRDKLGRLLDSGVTTFIDLTEADEGLLPYAQWLGTATHYRFPIQDVSVPSSPQITQDILDTIDHAIDRGELVYLHCWGGVGRTGVIVGCWLARHGHAGPVALDQLHELWKQCPKSRRRRSPETQEQERYILNWEAGK